The following proteins are encoded in a genomic region of Coffea eugenioides isolate CCC68of chromosome 6, Ceug_1.0, whole genome shotgun sequence:
- the LOC113774245 gene encoding aspartic proteinase CDR1-like, producing the protein MIHYNSIHSPYFDTNAAEYRDLHISLSRLRYLKVTMQEYLNLTVQYDSNDSNDDSDNDTDFETGIFVNTSIPVFLVGFNFGSREAAQLVALDTGSNLLWVQCKLDRGGNRTFYRNYWPAESSTYSVNVRCVDFYSSTPLTCIPTPTLCWYVLKYLGEVIVRGNPAFERFIFGSSFDNQPAHELNPLFGCTRKNS; encoded by the coding sequence ATGATTCATTATAACTCTATTCACTCCCCCTATTTTGACACAAATGCTGCCGAATATAGGGACTTGCATATTTCCTTATCTCGCTTAAGATACTTGAAGGTGACAATGCAAGAATATTTGAATCTGACAGTACAATATGATTCAAATGATTCAAATGATGATTCAGATAATGATACTGATTTCGAGACTGGAATTTTTGTTAACACATCAATACCTGTGTTTTTGGTGGGTTTCAACTTTGGTTCACGGGAGGCTGCTCAATTGGTTGCGTTGGATACTGGTAGTAATCTGCTTTGGGTTCAGTGCAAACTTGATAGAGGCGGCAATAGGACATTCTATAGAAACTATTGGCCTGCGGAGTCTTCAACATATTCTGTTAATGTGAGGTGCGTGGACTTTTATTCTTCTACTCCATTGACATGTATTCCAACACCCACTCTCTGCTGGTATGTATTGAAATATTTGGGTGAAGTCATTGTCCGTGGAAATCCTGCATTTGAACGATTTATTTTCGGTTCATCATTTGACAACCAACCAGCGCATGAGTTAAATCCGTTATTTGGATGTACTAGAAAAAATAGCTAA